CACCACGGTGGGCGTGTTGTTCATCATGCGCACGTGGTTGTCCAGCTCCTCGAATACGATGCTGTAAGTGCCATCGGGCCGGAAGAATACGTTCTGCGGCACGCCGTTGTATTCCGTTTCATATCCGAAGGCTTCCAGTTGTTTTTGGTTGACGCCCCGGAAATGGATGTCCCGGGCGAAAGCGATGTCCAGTTTCGGCAGTTGGACCACGGAGCTGCGGGTGATGATGCGCTCGGATTTCTTTTCGGTTTTCTTCACGGCCTGCAGCAGGAGGAGCTGACGGGTGAAGGGGTTGTGTTTGACTACCGCCCCGGTGACGGCAGCTTCCGCGGGGAACCGGAGGTCGTGGAATTTGAAGAATTCCATTCCGCTGTCGAGCGTGGCGAGTTTCATGACGGCGCTGTCGCCCAGCTGTCCTTTGTTCTCTTCCATGCCCAGGATACAGAGGCGTTCTTCCCCGATCACGGCCATGTCCCAATACCGGAAGGGGGCTCCGTTGCCGAAGCTTTTGAAACGGGCGCGGGAGATTTCGCGGTGGGATGCGGAGAAATGCGCCACCTGGTAGCCGGCGTCGGATTCTTCGGTATTGAAGTACATCCAAACGGCGTAGCTGCCGGAATGGGGGTCGCGGATGATGAGGAAGTCGGAGCTGGCGAGGGATTTCTTCCGCAGGTCTACTTTATCCTGTTCTGCCACCACGGTATCTTCCCGGAGGAGGCCTGTTTCGGCGCTGATGGTGAGGCGCCTGAGCAGGGGGTGTTTGCGGGAGCGGTCGCTGAGGAATATGGCGGCATCTCCGCCGGCGGATTCGAAAGCGGCGTCGAGATGAGCGTTCTTATAGGATTTCCAATCGGTTACAGGCGGCAGCGTGTCCACGCGCTGGTGTTGCGGGTTGAACAGCTGGAGCTGAATGCCCTGTTTGGGCGTGAAGTGGATAAAGAGGGTGTTGCCGTTGGTGAGCTGGAGGATGCGCGCGTTGCCGTCGCCGGGCTCCTGGAAGGCGGGGCTTTCCGCGATGGTGGTGAATTGCGCGCGGGCCGTACCGGCACAAAGTGCCAGCAGGCAGAGGAGGATGGTTTGCTTCATAGGACAGGGTGGGCGCAAAATGGCCGATACAAATATAACATATTTGTAATAAGAAACCCCGGCAAAAATGCCGGGGTCAGACTATATAGTAGTGTCAAATGAGATTACATGCCTTTTTGCAACCGGAGGTTTTTGAGCATATCGGCGGTCATTTTCTCCAGATTGAATTCGGGTTTCCAGCCCCAGTCGGCCGAGGCCAGTTCATCGTCGATGCTTTGCGGCCAGCCGTCGGCGATCTGTTGCCGGTAGTCGGGCTCATAGCTGATGGAGAAAGTGGGGATATGTTCGCGGATAGCGCCGGCGATCTCTTTGGGCGAAAAGCTCATGCCGGACAGGTTGTAGCCGGAACGGACGGAGATCTTCGCGCTGTCGGCCTCCATCAATTCGATAGTGGCGCGGATCGCGTCTGGCATATACATCATGGGCAGGTAGGTATCTTCCGACAGGAAGCACTTGTAGCTGCCTTCCTCGAGGGCTTCGTGGTAGATTTCCACCGCGTAATCGGTGGTGCCTCCGCCGGGGGCGGATTTATAGCTGATAAGGCCCGGATAGCGCAGGCTGCGCACGTCGATACCGTAACGGGTATTATAATATTCGCACCAGCGTTCGCCGGCGAACTTGGAAATGCCGTAGATGGTGGTGGGCTCGATGATGGTGTGCTGCGGCGTATCAGCTTTCGGGGAGTTGGGGCCGAATACGGCGATGGAACTGGGCCAGTAGATTTTGTCGAGCCCTTCTTCTTTCGC
Above is a genomic segment from Chitinophaga pollutisoli containing:
- a CDS encoding NAD-dependent epimerase/dehydratase family protein, producing MKKDKILVIGACGQIGVELTLALRKMYGDANVIASDLREEHDLLKGSGPYVSLDVMNKEMLHVLVIRHNITQIYLLAAILSATGEKNPLLAWHINMASLLNVLDIAKEEGLDKIYWPSSIAVFGPNSPKADTPQHTIIEPTTIYGISKFAGERWCEYYNTRYGIDVRSLRYPGLISYKSAPGGGTTDYAVEIYHEALEEGSYKCFLSEDTYLPMMYMPDAIRATIELMEADSAKISVRSGYNLSGMSFSPKEIAGAIREHIPTFSISYEPDYRQQIADGWPQSIDDELASADWGWKPEFNLEKMTADMLKNLRLQKGM